GCGGCGTGTTGCGCGGGCGGCGGAAGTCAGCGGGGCCTCCGCCGCTTCCACTAGTTTTCCGAACGGAAGCTGCACGGGTCGTGGCAATTTTTTGCCTCTTTCCCGAAACGGTTGTGGTAGTAACAAAAGTCCTTGTTTCGATGGCGCGATTGTGAGCGATTTCGAGACCGTGAACGCGTAGAAATTCTTTGCCGTGATTGCTGTTCTTGCCTCGACTGCGACGTGACGAGGGCGGCTATTTGTGAGGTTAACGCGGTAATTGCACTTTCCATCGTTTGGAATCGATTTTCGAGTGTATTGGGCGAGGAAACGACGGAGATTTCGCGTCCGGCGCTCGCGTCCATCACGCGATCGGCACGCTCGGCTAAGGTGTCCAAAGGTCCGTCAAGTCCGGAGATAACGGTGAGAATGGTGGGAGGTAGTTTTTGCATCCAGAACTCTTTAAGCGCGGCGTCGCCGATTCCTTCGGGTAGGACACTTCGCATGTCTCGGAGCATTTGCGACGGGCGGCGGTCACCCATGCCCCCGTGTTGAACAATGGTGCGGAAGCGAGTCGCTTGTGGAACGGCGTAGGCCGAAATGAGACGATCCCGTACTGCCGAATACTGCGCGTTCGGGCCTAGCAGGTCCGACACCGTTCGGATTCCGTCCTCGTCTAATGCCGTGAGCACGTGGTTCAGCTTGGTCAGATCTGCTTTTATCCGGTTGCTATGGAAGACAGCTTCGGCGTGCGTAAACCATTGCTGTGGTGAGTGTCGCCAAAATCCGGGAAGACGCACGTGTTCGATCGCGGAAATATTTTGTGGAGGCGGTATCAGGCCGGGAACGTGTAACGGTTGTTGTTGAGCGGACGCAGCGTTCGGGTCGACGCGATTTTCGTTCGGAACCTCGCCGTCGGTAGCGAAAATGTCAAACTGGTTCATTGCGtgaattgaaaaagaaaaatgtaacaCGCGTGTTGGTGCAACGAGACCGAGATCAACACGGCGGAACCTTCGATAGTTCGATGTCGTTCGCGGTGGTCTTCCGAACGTGCTGTGTGTTCGAATGGTCGGGGTCACCAATTTGGAAATAAATtacaaccaaataaataattcaagtaGAGTATAATTGTAGTcaaaataaacagtaaaatttgatattaaaaggCGAAACAATACACGTGGTTTTAGGTAGCGGGACGAAACAATTAGACGCGAAACAATTAGAAACGACGCAGTACGAGCGTTGCGACGGATACGTTCGAACGAAAAACAAGTTAGGGTCGGTCGGCAACGGTCGCGTCATGGAGGtagtgttttatataaaattaaaggaGGGGCGCGCAGCTTGCGGCGGCTGACGCGCTGATACCGCGGTAACAATATTGTCGCTGTGGGTCACCACAGTACTATAGTActatcacgattaaagatagtactatctatagccgtgagTACTATTAAGGCTCTacatcatagaccttatactaaggttagtataaggtctatgctCTACATAGAatctatagtatctatagtatctatagtatctatagtgccctagtactatatactatagtactatcttaaaccgtgcaaaatattaatgaaaccATAACGTTAAATAATTGAACCACTCTGAACCATTANNNNNNNNNNNNNNNNNNNNNNNNNNNNNNNNNNNNNNNNNNNNNNNNNNTCCAAATAGAAGACACAAATTCGGATATCTCATATATTAATGCTGGGGTACCACAGGGATCAAAACTGTccccaatacttttcaatttGTACATCTCTGACTTCCCCACAACAATGAACACGGAAATAGCTCTATACGCGGATGATAGTGTAATATATTCTAGctctgataatatatataaggtaaTAGATAATATTCAAACTCATCCCGACGCAGTTCAAAAGTGGGCACAAAGTTGGAAAATTGCACTCAACCCATCAAAAAGCTCAGCAGTCCTATTATTCACGTTACGAAGAcccaaatactataatacaataaagtttAGCTTGgtatcacaatattaaatatcttggagttttattagataaaaaactCACTTGGAATCCTCATATATCATCGAAAATACAGCAAGGATACCAacgcttaaaaataatatatccactCATAAATCGGCAAACTTCATTGAACTGGAAATgctcactattattatataaacaaataattcgccctttaattttatatgaagcCCCGGTCTGGGGTCAATGTGCTACAACTCATATACACAAAATGCAAGTATTACAATCAAAAGTCCTACGCGTAATTTCAAATGCCTCATGGTTTGTCCGAAATGACGCACTGCACACAGATTTCAAAATTCCTACTATCAAAAACTACATAAAAGAATTATCGGTAAGCTTCTTTAACAAATTATCTAAAGTAAGTGGTCCACAGCACTTCAGGCTTCAGCGATTCACCCGTCCAAACAGTCGCAGACTCCAACGCGGCCGTCTACACGACGTCCTAAATCTTTAATCtacctactattgtattatgtaaatattgtcttatattttatcatttttattatctttcaATGTCAATCTTATACTATTCagtatattttaaaccatagttttaactatttataccataattgtgatctaatttataaatgttaaaaaataattaattctttacACCTAAGTTTAGATGATGTCGAATGTCAGgaaaactttatattaataaaaaaaaaaaaaacacaaatattcacggcaatacaatatcataaatatcattattataagtaattgcatttaaatacctacctattgtgtttcattaaaatgttgGATCCTATATTTTGGGGTACCTACTCTGCAAGAAAAGAagcaatataaaactaaaattgttcagggtaaagtaattaaatatattttatttaataatttaattaggtaactaccatgacaaaataaatactacTAAAAGTTCTACTATCATAAATCGTGGTAGGTAACTACTAACTACTAATCTACCTTCAGATACAAAGTGAGATACAGTTAAATCCCTACACTTTACTTTTTTTGTCGGCAGGTGGTTGGGTGGAGGTACCTATTGAGTATTTATTTGTGGTTTAGTATtgggtaggtaattattattataaattataatttctgggttaatttaaattaaaaattatcaatattcagATCCTATTACATTGTTGGTAAGTGGCCAGGTGGCtgtaattatgaaattttatcgaaccttttttttttttttttgtggttgaaGGTTATCATAATATGTGCAATTCAACCATAGACTAAGGGCCGGTTGCACAAAACTATATTGGTTCAATAATAGTAAGTAAGTAAATAGTAAGTAAGTAAATAGTAAGTAAATAGTT
This portion of the Acyrthosiphon pisum isolate AL4f chromosome A1, pea_aphid_22Mar2018_4r6ur, whole genome shotgun sequence genome encodes:
- the LOC103309217 gene encoding uncharacterized protein LOC103309217 — encoded protein: MNQFDIFATDGEVPNENRVDPNAASAQQQPLHVPGLIPPPQNISAIEHVRLPGFWRHSPQQWFTHAEAVFHSNRIKADLTKLNHVLTALDEDGIRTVSDLLGPNAQYSAVRDRLISAYAVPQATRFRTIVQHGGMGDRRPSQMLRDMRSVLPEGIGDAALKEFWMQKLPPTILTVISGLDGPLDTLAERADRVMDASAGREISVVSSPNTLENRFQTMESAITALTSQIAALVTSQSRQEQQSRQRISTRSRSRNRSQSRHRNKDFCYYHNRFGKEAKNCHDPCSFRSEN